One part of the Roseomonas gilardii genome encodes these proteins:
- a CDS encoding alpha/beta fold hydrolase → MADPLLLLPGLMCDARLWGPLQERLWDQVPERDRYAGAHVAALRGARSAPDLAARLLRHAPPRFALAGAALGAMVALEMVAQAPERVTRLALLAGDARPDAPEKAPARFRLLEAMEREGARTMVAREFWPDAVPASRREDSALFDLLCDMADALGPAVLREQTAVLIHRADSRPRLAAIRVPVLLISGEEDRLCPPARMQEIAEAVPGAQAMLLPGVGHLPSLEAPEVVAAGFAEWLAA, encoded by the coding sequence ATGGCCGATCCGCTCCTGCTGCTCCCCGGACTGATGTGCGACGCACGGCTCTGGGGACCGTTGCAGGAGCGGCTCTGGGACCAGGTGCCGGAGCGGGACCGCTATGCCGGCGCGCATGTGGCGGCGCTGCGCGGGGCGCGCAGCGCGCCCGACCTCGCGGCGCGGCTGCTGCGCCATGCGCCGCCGCGCTTCGCCCTGGCCGGGGCGGCGCTGGGGGCCATGGTGGCGCTGGAGATGGTGGCGCAGGCGCCGGAACGGGTCACCCGCCTCGCCCTGCTGGCCGGGGATGCGCGGCCGGATGCGCCGGAGAAGGCGCCGGCGCGTTTCCGGCTGCTGGAGGCGATGGAGCGCGAGGGCGCGCGCACGATGGTGGCGCGCGAGTTCTGGCCCGATGCGGTGCCCGCCTCGCGGCGGGAGGATTCGGCGCTCTTCGACCTGCTCTGCGACATGGCCGACGCGCTCGGCCCGGCGGTGCTGCGGGAGCAGACGGCGGTGCTGATCCACCGCGCCGACAGCCGGCCGCGGCTGGCGGCGATCCGGGTGCCGGTGCTGCTGATCAGCGGCGAGGAGGACCGGCTCTGCCCGCCCGCGCGGATGCAGGAGATCGCCGAGGCGGTGCCGGGCGCGCAGGCCATGCTGCTGCCCGGTGTCGGGCACCTGCCCTCGCTGGAGGCGCCCGAGGTGGTGGCGGCGGGCTTCGCAGAGTGGCTCGCCGCCTGA